A genomic stretch from Kwoniella europaea PYCC6329 chromosome 2, complete sequence includes:
- a CDS encoding S-formylglutathione hydrolase, with the protein MTLEKVSSNRVSTGYLTKYKFPSTSLGGLSTQFNIFLPSSASASSPVPVLFYLAGLTCNEDTGAQKGGLLNTAGKEGIAVVFPDTSPRGAGVEGEDDDWQLGTGAGFYLIATAEKWKKHYNMYDLVVKELPEVIKEANLGVDFSRWSITGHSMGGHGALSIYLKNPGLFKSASAFAPACNPSRTPWGINAFTNYLDAKTRSSPPSEWLPYDSTHLLQNYQGEPNILIDVGTEDDFLKKGQLEPQAISGLNKKGVEVRMQDGFDHSYYFISTFAPEHVEYHAKFLKA; encoded by the exons ATGACCCTCGAGAAAGTATCTTCCAACCGAGTCTCCACAGGCTACTTAACAAAATACAAattcccttccacctctctcGGCGGCTTATCAACCcaattcaacatcttccttccGTCCTCTGCATCAGCTAGCTCCCCTGTGCCTGTACTGTTCTACCTGGCCGGTCTAACTTGTAACGAAGATACCGGTGCTCAGAAGGGGGGACTGTTAAATACAGCcggtaaagaaggtatagcGGTGGTTTTCCCCGATACGTCACCAAGAGGGGCGGGGGtcgagggagaagatgatgattggcaATTGGGAACTG GAGCCGGTTTCTACCTGATTGCGACCGCtgagaagtggaagaaacATTATAACATGTATGATCTGGTTGTGAAGGAGCTTCCTGAGGTGATCAAGGAAGCCAACCTCGGTGTG GACTTCTCGAGATGGTCGATCACTGGTCACTCGAtgggag GTCACGGTGCACTATCGATCTACCTCAAGAATCCAGGTTTATTCAAGTCTGCCTCGGCATTCGCTCCAGCATG TAATCCCTCACGTACTCCATGGGGAATCAACGCATTCACAAACTACCTCGATGCCAAAACTCGTTCTTCCCCACCTAGCGAATGGTTACCATACGATTCCACCCACCTCTTACAGAACTATCAGGGTGAACCGAACATTTTGATTGATGTAGGtacggaagatgatttcCTAAAGAAGGGTCAATTGGAACCTCAAGCTATATCGGGTTTGAACAAGAAGGGAGTAGAAGTCAGGATGCAAGATGGGTTTGATCATTCTTATTACTTT ATCTCGACCTTCGCTCCTGAGCATGTTGAATACCATGCTAAATTCCTCAAAGCGTGA